Within Spinacia oleracea cultivar Varoflay chromosome 4, BTI_SOV_V1, whole genome shotgun sequence, the genomic segment TTAAACCTTCCTTTTGATTTCAACAGGTGACACTATATTATATTCTGACTTCTTCAACCTGTCATTTCAATATTTTGATGTTAATTTTGCTTTATTTTGCTGAAGAATTCTTATTTTGATTTGAGAAACCTTTTAATTATTCTGGGTGTTTAGTGTATAAACTAGAATTGAAgaaattttgttgttgttgttgttgttgttgttgttgttgttgtttttgtacATAATTTGGGTACATTTTCTCTGAATTTGATGTGGGGTTCTTGAACCATTTTGGGTTTTTGGGGGTGAATTATGATTTTGGAGCATTTACATTTATGGATGAATTATATTTTGGGTGCATAAATTATTATGCTGGAGCAATTTTCTTATCTGGGTGAACTAATTTTGGGGGTCTAATCATGATGTTCTAGAGCATTTTAATTTTCTGGGTGAAATGGATGAATTATGATGTTGGAGCTTTTTGACATTGGGATTAtttaaaaagaagaaaaataactttttgttacttttcatattttgaaatttgaattagaTTAACAAGAATTTTCTTATTTTGAGGGCTGCATTGCTAAAATAAGAAGTATGAACAGTTATCACGCAACCTTGGGCTTTAGTCAGACTTCATGGTTCATCAACATTATCTAATACTATTAAAAATTGTTTATTAGTCAATGGAAGAGGCTGCACGCTTTGAATTCTAAGTCTTACTCGGCTTTTGGTTTGGTTTCTAGATCGGTCTTCTCTGTGTTCGGATTCTGTTTCCGGTTTTGTCATGATTCTTATAgttatttttgttgttgaaatGGGTTCATAGGTATTTTTATTAGTAATCTTTGTAAGTTGGAGTTTATGATGATTTGTTTTTGGTATGATCAGTTTTTTGGGTGGAGTTTTGTTGGGTTGTGGCCAAAGTTGCCACACTATTGAAATGATCAATAGTTTGTGCTATTATACCTAATTTCAGAATAGATGCTGCAGTTTGATTCAATGGAATGGATATGCATCAATGTTAGATAGCTCAACAACACTGAAGAAAATGACTGACCTATCATCTGGATTGATACTTGGTATCTCTATTGGAGTAGTGATTGGTATATTTTTGGCAATTCTTGCACTGTATTGTGTTAGATACCAAAGAAAGCGTGCACAGATTGACAATAGCAGTTCAAGGAGATCGGCGACAATTCCTATTCGTGCGAATGGCATTGATACTTGTACAGAGTTATCGGACTCTACCCTTGGTGCGGAGTCTCCAAGGCGGTACAGGAAAAGTGTCAGTGGGATGTCCTTGTGGCTTGATGGCTTTAAGAAGAGTAATGTTGTTTCTGCATCTGGCATACTTGAGTTCGCTTACAGGTTTGCTTTCTCAGATCCCTTCTTGTTTTCAGTAGAGCATGTCAAACAATATAAAACGCTTGGAATAAAAATTATTGCAAGTGGCAAGACTGGCAACCATCTCTACTTGGTAATAAGGGCCAGAGCCGAATTTGGGGAGTGTTGAAGATGCGTTTTGACGTGGTTATTATGTTCTCTGAACTTGATGCCTAAATCTTGATGCGAAATTAATTATGGTGTTGTTTTTGGTTCTTAGAGAATATAACGAGAAAGAGAAAACTAGGCAATAATTGTTTCCTTATGGTAATAATTGAATGTGGTAGCAGGTTGTCATTACTGGTAATGCACTGTGTTTCGCTGGTGTCATTATATGCCAAAATTGTAAAATAAAGTGTACTTTTCCCTTAAGTTCATCCTAATGTGATGTTTTTGGAGAGTTATGATCTCAAGTATTTCCCGAGGGCTTCAAAAAACCTCTTTTCGTTGTATGTACTTTAAGGTGTATGAAGTTTCATATTGGATTGTTTATGCAGGACGGTAGAAACCCTCAGTCTAACTTTTTGTCTAGGCCAAAGGAAGACATGTAGTGCTTTtgaataaatgttcaaataaatgaTGAATCAGAGCACATGGAACCATATTTCCCCTCTTTGCCAGTCTATTTATTATTGGGAAGTGGTTCGCCGTTAAATGAAGTCATAACGAAAGTTGCATGTCTTTGCTACCAGCACCAATAGGTAAAGATAAATGGTTGCCCTTGATTTCATCACTATAAGCTGGCTTCTTCTTTTGCAGGGATTTGCAAAAAGCAACTCAGAATTTCACAACATTGGTTGGTCAGGGTGCATTTGGACCTGTTTACAGAGCTCAGATGTCAACTGGTGAAACAGTTGCTGTGAAGGTGCTAGCAACCGACTCAAAGCAAGGGGAGAGAGAATTTGAAACAGAGGTAATGATAAAATTTTAATCACTGGTACATCTTGTTGCCACAATTAATGCTTTTCATAGATGTCATTGTTGAAGTGCTTTATGCACAGGTCAAGTTGCTGTCTCAGTTATGCCGTAGTTATTGAGCTGATAGATTCTTGATCTCACCTCCTTACCTGTCTTATGTTGTATTCAGGTTAAGCTGCTAGGAAGGTTGCATCACAGAAACCTCTTGAATTTGGTTGGATATTGTACAGAGAAGGGGAAAAATATGCTTATATACGCCTATATGAGCAATGGAAATCTAGCTTCCCATTTATACAGTAAGTTACAAGCCGTATCTTTCACATATTTTATGAGCTAGATTCCCATAGAAACAAGAGTCTTATAGGTGTCAGTGCGATGATATGAAATCATTGATTTTGACCAACATTTCTTTCTGAAGAATCAACTACAGCGCGTGTAAATGAACATTTTGATATACACAGAGCATTATGATTTTAACTTTTAGTGTAGATTGACTGAATAAGTTAGTTGATTAAACTACCTGTCCAAACGTAGTTTTGTGAACCTTTCTTATGTTGAGACTGCAAGTTGACAGGCTTCCTCGTTTTCTAGCTTGCATGATCCCGTTCAAGGATAGTTGCAATTGGTGTTTCTGTGCTAGCAAATTTAGTTAGGAAGTGATTTGTCATATGCAAAGTGGCTCTATTGGAAGTTCTTGTTATTTACACATGTTTTGTGGCATCCCTCCTTGATATCCTCCCATATAGACCTGTCCCATTAATATAATTAACCCTGTAGTGTTTTGTTTTATGAGATTCTAAAGCATAACTTCTATTGCTATCTGTGCTAAGAGATGGAGGGTACCTTTCAATGATTAAGAATTGGATTGAATTTTTTGCAAAACAGAATTGCAAGAATTAAATTACAGACTTTAGTTGGTTATTCCAGTTTATATGCGTTGCATTTTAGCACATCTAAAAGGGTTATATTGATTCTGTGACTGCTGATTTTGAACTCTTTTCCTTCTATTTTAGCATGGTGGTGTTGCGAGGTGTTTGGGAGAATTGAATTCTTCATTTTGCAACTTATCTGCTGTTATATATGTACAATGAATGCATGCCATTTTGTAAGTGTGTTGGTGTTTCAGGTCTCACATTTCCGTTTGTCTGCCATATTGCTAGGCCCCTTCTGGCTAACTGAGTTATGAGTGTTATGACATTGAAAAACTAATTAACCTGTATTTTggcttttaattattaaaattcatGAGGTAGGCAACCATATTGATTTACTGAAGGCTGAAGAATGATTTATGTTGCCAAGGTTTCATACAGAAACCGGATTGTATTAAATTACATCCTTGCTGATTCTATTGCTTCTACTTGTAAAACATATGAACTAAATTAGGTGTTATGCTTCCATAACTTCTTTGGTTATGTGGTTTATAGATTTATTCTAAGTATACGAGTAGGAGTACTGAGCAGATTAGCTACAGGCTTTCTTTCTAAAGGTGTCAATAGGTAACCCATAATGGACAGGTTTTACCAATTTCACTTGCTCTCTCCAGATGAGAAGATGGAACCATTGAGCTGGGAACGAAGGGTCCATACAGCATTGGATGTCGCAAGAGGCTTGGAGTATCTGCATGATGgggtaattttattttatagatTGGGGTGTTTTTCAGCACAATGACGCTTATTTCATTGTTGTTTTCATTCTGATTCCCCCTCTTCTgttttcaggcagttcctcctGTAATACATCGTGACATTAAATCTTCCAACATTTTGTTGGACCATTCAATGAAAGCTAGGGTACGTAAGTTGTTATCACTTGTGCCTGTGGAATTGAACTATTTTATGCAGACTTTGTAAATTTAGATGCTAGAAGCCTGGGATGGTGGCAGTGGTAACGTAGCCTTATATTTTATTCTGATATATACTTGATGCTCAATTTCTCTGGTGCACCCAGGTAGCCGATTTTGGGCTTTCAAAGGAAGAAGTACTTGATGGCCAGGCTTGCAATTTAAAGGGAACTTTTGGCTATCTTGATCCTGAGTATATATCCACAAGAACATTCACAAAGAAAAGTGATGTCTACAGTTATGGGGTCTTGCTTTTCGAACTCATTGCAGCAAGAAACCCCCTTCAAGGTCTCATGGAATATGTGGAGCTGGTAAGTTTATATTTCCTGAATGTGTATTTCTAGTGCATTTGACACTCCAAGGCAACGTCACCATACCGATTGCCCGATTGGTGTAGGGCCAGATAGTTGTTATTGGAAAAATCTTTGGATATTCATAACCTTGTTCCGGTATCATGAACTTTAGAATTTTCCATTGTGACCTCTTGGAGCCATACTTGTGTCTGACACTTTCTCAGCATGGCAGCTACACTTTGAGAGTTAACTTTGGAGTTTGAGGTTTCTTGAAGATTTTGTTTATGTCAGAGTGGCGGCCTCCCTGCAACCAAGAACCAATTTTGTCCTATCTGGTCAGAAGTTCTGTACAGGTTTATGTGGATTTTTAATTTTACCAAATCCCAACCAAATACTGTTGAGACTTGAGACCCAAACCTAGAAAATCCAAAGTATGGAGGTTGAACCATTTCCTACTCGCTGATAGAAATTAAAGCCATTAACAGCAGCGTTGACATTTACCACTACCAGCACCACCATACCACCTCACTTAGCTCCTCCATCCTCCATTACCAGCCTGCACTTTTGAAAACGTCGTCACCATCATTAGTTCCCGGTTTCTGGCATTTCAGTAACATACTGGAACATCGAAATCCTTATATTGAAACCAAACCGCCAATATTGAAAATCACCATCCCTGAACTCGGAAACACCACCAAGGGCACTAACCCATTGATATAAATTCATCCCCTCCACCACCACTTCACCATTCAGCACAGCAAGTCAGCAATCCAGTCTTCAAAAAAATACGTAAATGAATTTCGTATGTTAATCCCATTTTATCTGTTTGTCTTAGATTATTAATTACTTGGAACTAATAGGGATCATCCATTTAAAACCCAGCCAAATGGGAATGTTTCTGTTTTTTTAAGAGTCTTTCAATGTCTCATAATCATCAGGGGCAAAAAAGTGAATTGGTACCAATTACCTCAACAAAGTAATgtcctttccttttcttttttttttcctgaggAAAGGCCTAGTGTCGTGATTATGCATTAGAAATTCTTGGGTAACTTATATTTTTGTTCAGTGGGTTGAAATAGTTGCTCATTACAGTCCATTTTTGAACTGATGACACATAGGCTGCAATGAACACAGAGGGAGGTACTGGGTGGGAAGAAATCGTTGATTCACGTCTTGATGGGAAGTTTGATGTTTTGGAGCTAAATGAGATTGCAACCCTTGCTTACAAATGTGTAAATCGCATCCCTAAAAAGAGGCCGTCTATGAGAGACATCGTTCAAGTATTAtctcggattctaaaatcccaGCATAGTAAGAAACCTCAGGGGAGAACTCTATCCGCCACACCGGAAGAGGTGGCTATTGATGTCGATCAAGTAGAAGACCCAGCTTCAGAGAACGGACACAGGAGAGAAGATTCAATAAGCAGCATGGATACTGATCTTTAATGGCTGATTCTTTAAacattctttaattttttttgttgctgTTACGTTTCTCTttggtatatttttttttcttcttcttttttcttggtGTAGAGGTTTCAGGTACAGCTTATAGAaaagttaggattttatttgttcttttcagctCATTGTAAAATAGGCCATTGGTTTGCTCAAGATAGTTTTCATTTTGTTCAATGCAGCTTAGTGTAATCTTACCCTTTTCAGTTTTCGCTGCAAATGACTACACAGGATAACCATGCAATTTTGTTTGTATGAGACGGTCTTGCAATGAGGCCAGGTTACGTTTTTCTCCactttttatgttttatataCAATTTTTGCATTTCACAACAAATTACTCCGTAGTAAGAGACAGACTTGCAATAATTGATTGGAGCTTGTAATGTTGTATGGAGTAATGAGGCTAAGTAGTACGGAGTAGATCTTTGCAGATTTATATGATCTGGACCCGTTGCCCGTTGGATTGGGTCAATGGGCCCATTCAAAGAATCTGAAATATACACCAGTGCTGGGCTACATTCTTTTACATTGTCTTTTACTTAGGGTAGTCCAATcaagaacattttttttttagctttgtacgagtactccgtattaattacttatttaatttgttgtttAAATTGTAAACTACGACTTCAATCTTTAGCCTAACCAGATTCTCTTGCTTTCTTGCATTAATTACGTATTAGTGGACTCTCATTTAGAGGTTAGATGACCCCTAACCCTAATGTAAggggaaataaaaatattaaggaTGTGTTTGGATTGAGTGTAATGGATTATGGGGTAATAAAAgttaaatcacttaataaaaaaagaacaataaagGTGAACTAAGGTGGTTGTAAGGAAAAGGGAGAAAGGGGGAAGTTATTACCCCAAATGAAGGTGATAATCACCCTAGTGAAGTGATGGTGGGAAGTTATTACCCCAAATGAAgggatggtgggtaactattcCCCCATGATGAGTGTATTTGTTctcccttttattttcttcttgcgAACACTAGCTTATTCTCTTTACCACCACTTCATCCCCTCAGTATCACCTTTAATTCTCGCAATTCTTTTTTATGCAACAATTGGAGTAAATATATTGAAATCTAATTTAGCCAATTTGATGAGTAGAGTTTTTGTTGTGAGAAGCATCTTGTTCATACAACCTAATGCATGTAATGCTTGGACTCAAGTCCAATAAATCCTTTATAAAATGGCTGCTTGTTCATCCAAAGTAGACCTAAACCTATCTGCCATACTTTTAAGATGAGTTGTTGTCAAGGCAAAAGCTTCGTCTAGGATGTCTTCTTCGTGGATTCAAACATGGGACGACTCGTACAATCTCAACATACCCCGATGTCGTTGACTATACAAATCTTGAGTCCCCTTCATCATTTTTCAACTTCTTTAAAACATCTGTTTTCAAAAATCAGTCAAAGGACTCAATTAGTGTAACCTTACGTTCATACAATAAATGAGACGACGACCGTTGATGATCAAAATGGTTTAAAATACCAGTTGACATTTACACATTttaaaacggagggagtagtacttTAACACTAATTCTTATGTAAAGgtagtgtacaataaatattgtactgAGAGTAAAAGGTAAgtcaaaatatttaaattgtCCCTTCAAAATCACTACTAATGCATAAAAGTAACAATGTAGCTTTTTAAATTGTTTATCCATCAAAAAAAgaatttataatataaaagttaatcaaaatattttaaaagttCTCGATATATAATAAATTTGTTGTAGTGTGTGCAAAACTTTTGAAGTAATAGTTGAGTAAAATATCTAACTTTTTTACACGGCATTTTATTTGTGAAAATAGTTAATCTTCTTCTTccaaaatcaaattattttattatttataatatgTAAAACAGGAAAGTAATATTTACGTAAATATCCCAGCGGTGATCAAACAAGTTAATTCCTTGCTTGTCACTCAATTGATATTTCACTAttcacaaaaaagaaaaagaaaaagaaaacgaaaaagGAACTTTctatatataattaaaacatacgaAGTATTCTGATATTGAGTTCACATGAATTAATCTCTTTCATCTCTCAGACAAAACCAGAGAAGTGAAGAATTGAAGTTAGGGCTATGGCCGACAACAACGGAGTTATGATGATGAGCAACAACAATACACCCAGAAAGAAAACGAAGGGAAAATCCAAAATTCCAATGGAGTTAATCCGCGATCGAAAATCCCGTTTTGTGTCATTCTCGAAGAGAAAAAAGGGTTTGTTCAAGAAAATGGATATGCTATCGTCTTCTTTTTCTTCCTACATCGAGATGGCAGGTATTGTGTTCTCTCCTACGGGAAAACCCTATTCATTCGGCTACCCAAGCACAGATGCAGTAGTCGGGCGGTTTCTTGGTCGTGACGGCGGTGTTAATGGAGGCGGTGGTGGTGATCTTAAAAACAGAGAGGGTGGTTTTTGGTGGGATGATGTGAATGTTGATAGTTTGAATTTGGAACAACTCGAGGCACTTAAGTGTTCGCTTGAGGAAGTAAAAAACATTGCTTTTCAGAAAGCAGTTGATATTTTAAGTGATGGGAGTTAATTAAATTAGGTATGTGGATGTTAATTAGTTGATTAAGAAGTAATTAGCGCGAATGATTAGATTGATGAGAAtgcttaattttaatttcgGCCTATTATTgttaaattagggttttgattctTATTCAGACATGTTTAATTTTAGAAGTGTTATGTTGTTTGGTTAGTACTATTAGAATTGGTAAAATGTTTAACTTTGATTTGTTATTGTGTTGGTCCGAATGCAATTTTAATTCCAATGTATTGGAATTAGGGTTTTGTTCGAAAGCTTAATTACTTTAAAAACCTTCTAGTTTTGTTGTTGTACTAGTGTTGTTAGCTGGTTAATTATTTGTGTTCCTACTTCCTAGGTTGTTGGGGGTATCGTCTTTTACAATGGAAATAGTTGGTATATATAAAGGCCGGCGCTGATGTAGTCATCATCCCTTAAGGTCTGTATAGTACTCTGTTCGCCCTGTTCCTGCCGATAACGTAATGAAGTAAGGTTCAACATTGACCAAATCAGTAACCATAATTTCATGCCTCACCTACTTATAATATCATGCATTATTGTCGATAATTGGAGGTAAATACATAagttgaaaaagaaaaggctCTTAAAATTAAAAAGGGATAATAGGGTGAAGAAGAAGAGATGCAATATTATCCTTAATTTATGAATTGGTTAACAACAGTGTAACCGGCCATCAGTTCTTCCCTTGTAAAAGACATGAGCTGCGCGATTAAGGTGAAGAATACGATCCAATAAAGGCTTTGGGATCATTGGAAGATTCTTTTAGGACAATAATGACTCTAGTGTCACACGTTTACCTTAAGTTACATCAGATGGATGTAAAAATTACGTTTCTCAATGGTGAAATTGATCAGACAATTTATATCGTGCAATCAGAAAACTTTGTGTCAGACGATGCAAAGAAAATGATACTATGTATGCAAATTAAAGAAATT encodes:
- the LOC110797883 gene encoding calcium/calmodulin-regulated receptor-like kinase 1 isoform X1; the encoded protein is MLDSSTTLKKMTDLSSGLILGISIGVVIGIFLAILALYCVRYQRKRAQIDNSSSRRSATIPIRANGIDTCTELSDSTLGAESPRRYRKSVSGMSLWLDGFKKSNVVSASGILEFAYRDLQKATQNFTTLVGQGAFGPVYRAQMSTGETVAVKVLATDSKQGEREFETEVKLLGRLHHRNLLNLVGYCTEKGKNMLIYAYMSNGNLASHLYNEKMEPLSWERRVHTALDVARGLEYLHDGAVPPVIHRDIKSSNILLDHSMKARVADFGLSKEEVLDGQACNLKGTFGYLDPEYISTRTFTKKSDVYSYGVLLFELIAARNPLQGLMEYVELAAMNTEGGTGWEEIVDSRLDGKFDVLELNEIATLAYKCVNRIPKKRPSMRDIVQVLSRILKSQHSKKPQGRTLSATPEEVAIDVDQVEDPASENGHRREDSISSMDTDL
- the LOC110797883 gene encoding calcium/calmodulin-regulated receptor-like kinase 1 isoform X2, which gives rise to MLDSSTTLKKMTDLSSGLILGISIGVVIGIFLAILALYCVRYQRKRAQIDNSSSRRSATIPIRANGIDTCTELSDSTLGAESPRRYRKSVSGMSLWLDGFKKSNVVSASGILEFAYRDLQKATQNFTTLVGQGAFGPVYRAQMSTGETVAVKVLATDSKQGEREFETEVKLLGRLHHRNLLNLVGYCTEKGKNMLIYAYMSNGNLASHLYNEKMEPLSWERRVHTALDVARGLEYLHDGAVPPVIHRDIKSSNILLDHSMKARVADFGLSKEEVLDGQACNLKGTFGYLDPEYISTRTFTKKSDVYSYGVLLFELIAARNPLQGLMEYVELREVLGGKKSLIHVLMGSLMFWS
- the LOC130459205 gene encoding agamous-like MADS-box protein AGL62, whose translation is MADNNGVMMMSNNNTPRKKTKGKSKIPMELIRDRKSRFVSFSKRKKGLFKKMDMLSSSFSSYIEMAGIVFSPTGKPYSFGYPSTDAVVGRFLGRDGGVNGGGGGDLKNREGGFWWDDVNVDSLNLEQLEALKCSLEEVKNIAFQKAVDILSDGS